From Anopheles arabiensis isolate DONGOLA chromosome 3, AaraD3, whole genome shotgun sequence, a single genomic window includes:
- the LOC120903404 gene encoding neural-cadherin-like: MTAVDMKTLKIPIGPLPELVQHKAPPVRPDIAVVSDQVVGKVDVFLDDRKRRVDIDSASGPFDDLRNYAYEGCASTSGSLNPLQSGPRFDKLFNIYEPSKLQIKDEDVS; the protein is encoded by the exons ATGACAGCGGTTGACATGAAGACACTCAAGATCCCGATTGGTCCGCTGCCAGAGCTCGTTCAACATAAGGCACCGCCAGTAC GTCCAGATATTGCCGTCGTTTCCGACCAGGTCGTCGGCAAGGTGGACGTGTTCCTGGACGACCGGAAGCGACGCGTCGACATCGACTCAGCCTCCGGGCCATTCGACGATCTGCGTAACTACGCCTACGAAGGTTGTGCGAGTACCTCGGGTTCGCTAAATCCGTTGCAGTCAG GTCCCCGTTtcgataaattattcaatatttaCGAACCAAGCAAACTGCAGATCAAAGATGAAGATGTTAGTTAA